In Lentimicrobium sp. L6, the following are encoded in one genomic region:
- a CDS encoding AraC family transcriptional regulator, translating to MKDIPEISFNKDKEQSISGFELIELKGLFQTSEQPIDHNPYRPHRLNFFANLIITDGEVNHIVDFEVHHLQAGDVMVISKGQIHAFDEFSQYYGYLVLFTEEFMHKYIAQSTIAEIKHLYNYFLKHQKINDLENSQIFISTLKKESKNHSPLLPNLFGALLSIYLLKLNDKNMNTTHFIDIKSLDYFNQFRLLIEKNFSKTRDAKVYASDLSVTYRYLNQVCKEVSKNTAKSFIDSYVVLESKRLLVTTSLSVKEISFVLGFEEPTNFTKFFKKHTKETPFQFRNRGD from the coding sequence ATGAAGGATATTCCGGAAATAAGTTTTAATAAAGATAAGGAGCAGTCAATAAGTGGCTTTGAACTTATTGAGTTAAAAGGACTATTTCAAACTTCTGAGCAACCCATAGATCATAACCCATACCGACCACATCGTTTAAACTTTTTTGCCAACTTGATAATTACAGATGGAGAGGTGAATCATATTGTCGATTTTGAGGTTCACCATCTACAAGCAGGGGATGTGATGGTTATTTCAAAGGGTCAGATACATGCTTTTGATGAGTTTTCTCAATATTATGGTTATCTAGTACTATTCACGGAAGAGTTTATGCATAAATATATAGCTCAGTCTACTATTGCAGAGATTAAGCATTTGTATAATTACTTCTTAAAGCACCAAAAGATTAACGATTTAGAAAATAGTCAAATTTTCATAAGCACTCTTAAAAAGGAATCTAAAAATCATTCTCCATTACTGCCTAACTTGTTTGGCGCCTTACTCAGTATCTACCTTCTTAAATTAAACGACAAAAATATGAATACTACACATTTTATCGATATTAAGAGTTTGGATTACTTTAACCAGTTTAGGCTTCTGATAGAAAAGAACTTTTCAAAAACGCGTGATGCCAAAGTATATGCCTCTGATTTATCGGTTACTTATCGTTACTTGAATCAAGTTTGTAAGGAGGTTTCAAAGAATACTGCGAAGTCTTTTATCGACAGTTATGTGGTGCTTGAATCTAAAAGGTTGCTGGTAACTACTTCGCTTTCAGTCAAAGAAATATCATTTGTTCTTGGTTTTGAAGAGCCAACTAATTTCACGAAATTTTTCAAGAAACATACTAAAGAAACTCCATTTCAATTTAGAAATAGAGGTGATTAG
- a CDS encoding PQQ-binding-like beta-propeller repeat protein: MNKYFTRLSILWLLMIGLVSLGIAQEESANKWTQFRGEDRSGKSMESLDGVDWSTSKPELVWKHELGSGFAELTMMGNRMYTMTSQTIDSTTGSEFLAAYEVETGKELWRQKVDSIYFDPDGWGDGSRTTPSIDDEHIYCLSGHGKLSAHHLKDGAIIWQIDLKAKYGSAEPRWGFSTSPIILEGLLIMEVGGAENKAFVAFDKENGEIVWNYGKGNASFNSPLLTTIDEQLQIIFANGKTLYSFNPKGDTLWTYAMPFGGITAMPLLIKNNKIFLSGIRNPGFVIVEINDHKATEFIRGTSMKTDFNTAVYHDGYIYGFHVASLRCISAETGEAKWTKRGFGKGSLMIVDDQLLVLSDKGKLIIVEAKPDAYVEKTSVQALEGKSWTAPSFVNGKVYVRNLTHMACYKIK; this comes from the coding sequence ATGAATAAATATTTCACGCGTTTGAGTATTTTATGGCTATTAATGATTGGCCTGGTTTCACTTGGCATTGCTCAGGAGGAGTCTGCGAATAAATGGACACAGTTTCGAGGAGAAGATAGGTCTGGAAAAAGTATGGAAAGCCTAGATGGAGTGGATTGGTCGACAAGTAAACCCGAGTTGGTTTGGAAACATGAATTGGGTTCTGGATTTGCTGAACTCACCATGATGGGAAACCGAATGTATACCATGACCAGCCAAACCATAGATAGCACTACTGGCAGTGAATTTCTAGCTGCCTACGAAGTAGAAACAGGAAAAGAGCTTTGGCGACAAAAAGTAGATAGTATTTATTTTGACCCAGATGGCTGGGGAGATGGTTCTAGAACGACTCCTTCTATTGATGATGAACATATATATTGTTTGAGCGGCCATGGAAAACTTAGTGCTCATCACCTAAAAGATGGAGCTATCATTTGGCAAATAGACCTTAAAGCTAAATACGGATCTGCAGAACCTCGCTGGGGGTTTTCTACTTCGCCTATCATACTTGAGGGCTTATTAATTATGGAAGTGGGTGGAGCAGAGAATAAGGCTTTTGTTGCTTTTGATAAAGAAAATGGCGAAATCGTTTGGAATTATGGAAAGGGAAATGCCTCTTTCAATTCTCCCCTACTCACTACCATTGATGAGCAATTACAAATCATCTTTGCCAATGGAAAAACCCTGTATTCTTTCAACCCAAAAGGAGATACCTTATGGACCTATGCCATGCCTTTTGGAGGAATTACAGCCATGCCATTACTGATTAAAAACAACAAAATCTTCTTATCTGGAATTAGAAATCCTGGTTTTGTGATAGTAGAAATAAATGACCATAAAGCCACCGAATTTATTAGAGGAACCAGCATGAAAACGGATTTCAACACAGCGGTTTATCACGATGGATATATCTATGGATTTCATGTGGCCTCTCTGCGCTGTATCTCAGCAGAAACAGGAGAAGCAAAATGGACCAAAAGAGGATTTGGAAAAGGGAGCTTGATGATCGTTGATGATCAATTATTGGTTTTATCTGACAAAGGGAAACTCATTATTGTAGAAGCCAAACCTGACGCTTATGTAGAAAAAACTTCCGTTCAAGCCTTGGAGGGCAAATCATGGACTGCACCGAGTTTTGTAAATGGAAAAGTATATGTGAGGAATCTTACACATATGGCTTGTTATAAAATCAAATAG